One genomic region from Streptomyces venezuelae encodes:
- a CDS encoding NAD(P)-dependent oxidoreductase, whose translation MDIENGNKADSGNRNSIHSKSIAIFGAGGRVGRAAVAEAVARGHRVTAVVRDPAAYRDLEREGVTLVRGDATDAASVAALVAGHDAAVHAAARLDLPSEEYFTAAAKALVAGLTEAGVVRLLTLGIATTLETAPGVRLMDAPEFPEAWRAFAQGHVAEFELLSAEAGAELDWLMVVPPLDLNAEAERTGAYRTAVGTVVEGPGRIGHADLALALLDEIERPRHSRVQLAVSL comes from the coding sequence ATGGACATCGAGAACGGCAACAAGGCCGACAGCGGCAACCGCAACAGCATCCACAGCAAGAGCATCGCGATCTTCGGCGCCGGCGGGCGGGTCGGCCGGGCGGCCGTCGCGGAGGCGGTGGCCCGGGGCCACCGGGTGACGGCCGTGGTCCGCGACCCGGCCGCGTACCGCGATCTGGAGCGCGAAGGGGTCACGCTCGTACGGGGTGACGCGACGGACGCCGCCTCGGTAGCGGCGCTCGTGGCCGGCCACGACGCGGCGGTGCACGCGGCGGCCCGTCTGGACCTGCCCTCGGAGGAGTACTTCACGGCTGCGGCGAAGGCCCTGGTCGCGGGCCTGACCGAGGCGGGGGTGGTACGGCTGCTCACCCTCGGGATCGCGACGACGCTGGAGACCGCGCCCGGGGTGCGGCTCATGGACGCACCCGAGTTCCCCGAGGCATGGCGCGCCTTCGCCCAGGGGCATGTGGCCGAGTTCGAGCTGCTGTCGGCCGAGGCGGGGGCGGAGCTCGACTGGCTGATGGTGGTGCCACCGCTGGACCTGAACGCGGAGGCGGAGCGGACCGGTGCGTACCGGACGGCCGTGGGCACGGTCGTCGAGGGGCCGGGCCGGATCGGGCACGCCGATCTGGCGCTCGCGCTCCTGGACGAGATCGAGCGCCCGCGCCACAGCCGGGTGCAGCTGGCCGTGTCCCTCTGA
- the hydA gene encoding dihydropyrimidinase: protein MSTRTLVRGGLVVTAADELHADVLIEDGRIVALAAHGSDVAAGWTADRTIDATDRYVLPGGVDAHTHMELPFGGTAASDTFETGTRAAAWGGTTTIVDFAVQTVGQSLREGLDTWYAKADGNCAIDYGFHMILSDVNEHTLKEMDRLVQEGVSSFKLFMAYPGVFYSDDGRILRAMQRSADNGGLIMMHAENGIAIDVLVEQALARGETDPRYHGEVRKVLLEAEATHRAIQLARVAGAPLYVVHVSAEEAVAEIAAARDKGLPVFGETCPQYLFLSTDNLAEPDFEGAKYVCSTPLRPKEHQAALWRGLRTNDLQVVSTDHCPFCFVGQKELGRGDFSKIPNGLPGVENRMDLLHQAVVDGHITRRRWIEIACATPARMFGLYPQKGTIAPGADADVVIYDPHATQVLSAETHHMNVDYSAYEGRTVTGQVETVLSRGEVVIDQRKYVGRAGHGTFVPRSTCQYLG, encoded by the coding sequence GTGAGCACCCGTACCCTCGTCCGGGGCGGTCTCGTCGTCACCGCCGCCGACGAACTCCACGCCGACGTGCTGATCGAGGACGGCCGGATCGTCGCCCTCGCCGCCCACGGTTCGGACGTGGCGGCCGGCTGGACCGCCGACCGGACCATCGACGCCACCGACCGCTACGTGCTGCCCGGCGGCGTCGACGCCCACACCCACATGGAGCTGCCCTTCGGCGGCACCGCCGCCTCCGACACCTTCGAGACCGGCACCCGCGCCGCCGCCTGGGGCGGCACCACCACCATCGTCGACTTCGCCGTCCAGACCGTCGGTCAGAGCCTGCGCGAGGGACTCGACACCTGGTACGCCAAGGCCGACGGCAACTGCGCGATCGACTACGGCTTCCACATGATCCTCTCCGACGTGAACGAGCACACGCTCAAGGAGATGGACCGCCTCGTCCAGGAGGGCGTGAGCTCGTTCAAGCTCTTCATGGCATACCCGGGCGTCTTCTACTCGGACGACGGCCGGATCCTGCGCGCCATGCAGCGCTCCGCCGACAACGGCGGGCTGATCATGATGCACGCCGAGAACGGCATCGCCATCGACGTCCTCGTCGAGCAGGCGCTCGCCCGCGGCGAGACCGACCCCCGCTACCACGGGGAGGTCCGCAAGGTCCTCCTCGAGGCCGAGGCCACCCACCGCGCGATCCAGCTCGCCCGGGTCGCCGGCGCACCGCTCTACGTCGTCCACGTCTCCGCCGAGGAGGCGGTCGCCGAGATCGCGGCCGCCCGCGACAAGGGGCTGCCCGTCTTCGGCGAGACCTGCCCGCAGTACCTCTTCCTCTCCACCGACAACCTCGCGGAGCCGGACTTCGAGGGCGCCAAGTACGTGTGCAGCACCCCGCTGCGTCCGAAGGAGCACCAGGCGGCGCTCTGGCGCGGCCTGCGGACCAACGACCTCCAGGTGGTCTCCACCGACCACTGTCCCTTCTGCTTCGTCGGCCAGAAGGAGCTGGGCCGGGGGGACTTCTCGAAGATCCCCAACGGTCTGCCCGGCGTGGAGAACCGCATGGACCTCCTCCACCAGGCCGTCGTCGACGGGCACATCACGCGGCGCCGCTGGATCGAGATCGCCTGCGCGACCCCGGCCCGGATGTTCGGCCTCTACCCGCAGAAGGGCACCATCGCGCCCGGCGCGGACGCGGACGTCGTCATCTACGACCCGCACGCCACCCAGGTGCTGTCGGCCGAGACCCACCACATGAACGTCGACTACTCGGCGTACGAGGGGAGGACGGTCACCGGCCAGGTGGAGACGGTCCTGTCGCGCGGCGAGGTCGTCATCGACCAGCGCAAGTACGTCGGCCGCGCCGGCCACGGCACGTTCGTGCCCCGCTCCACCTGCCAGTACCTGGGCTGA
- a CDS encoding TIGR03842 family LLM class F420-dependent oxidoreductase gives MDFGLVLQTDPPASQVVGLMRRAERNGFRYGWTFDSAVLWQEPFVIYSQILANTTKLHVGTMVTNPGTRTWEVTASTFATLNDMYGNRTVCGIGRGDSAMRVAGRKPNTLARLGEAIEVIRDLAEGREAEVDGNPVRIPWIKNGKLPVWMAAYGPRALALAGQKADGFILQLADPFLTEWMVKAVRQAAADAGRDPDALTICVAAPAYVTADYSPQALAHARDQCRWFGGMVGNHVADLVSKYGEHSSMVPEELTAYIKDRQGYDYSHHGRADNPDTTFVPDEIVDRFCLLGPAEAHIDKLRHLKDLGVDQFAVYDMHDNREGTIDAYGAEIIPAFR, from the coding sequence GTGGACTTCGGACTCGTCCTGCAGACCGACCCGCCCGCCTCGCAGGTCGTCGGCCTGATGCGCCGGGCGGAGCGCAACGGCTTCCGCTACGGCTGGACCTTCGACTCCGCCGTGCTGTGGCAGGAGCCGTTCGTCATCTACAGCCAGATCCTCGCCAACACCACGAAGCTGCACGTCGGCACGATGGTGACCAACCCGGGGACGCGGACCTGGGAGGTGACGGCCTCCACCTTCGCCACCCTCAACGACATGTACGGCAACCGGACCGTCTGCGGCATCGGCCGCGGCGACTCCGCCATGCGCGTCGCCGGCCGCAAACCCAACACCCTGGCCCGTCTCGGCGAGGCCATCGAGGTCATCCGCGATCTGGCGGAGGGCCGCGAGGCGGAGGTGGACGGCAATCCGGTCCGCATCCCCTGGATCAAGAACGGCAAGCTGCCGGTCTGGATGGCCGCGTACGGACCCAGGGCCCTGGCCCTCGCGGGCCAGAAGGCCGACGGCTTCATCCTCCAGCTCGCCGACCCCTTCCTGACCGAGTGGATGGTCAAGGCGGTGCGGCAGGCCGCCGCCGACGCGGGCCGCGACCCCGACGCGCTCACGATCTGCGTCGCCGCCCCCGCCTACGTCACGGCCGACTACTCGCCCCAGGCCCTGGCGCACGCCCGGGACCAGTGCCGCTGGTTCGGCGGCATGGTCGGCAACCACGTCGCCGACCTGGTGTCCAAGTACGGGGAGCACTCCTCGATGGTCCCCGAGGAGCTGACGGCGTACATCAAGGACCGGCAGGGCTACGACTACTCCCACCACGGCCGCGCCGACAACCCCGACACCACGTTCGTCCCCGACGAGATCGTCGACCGCTTCTGCCTCCTCGGCCCCGCCGAGGCCCACATCGACAAGCTCCGCCATCTCAAGGACCTGGGCGTCGACCAGTTCGCCGTCTACGACATGCACGACAACCGCGAGGGCACCATCGACGCCTACGGCGCCGAGATCATCCCCGCCTTCCGCTGA
- a CDS encoding nitrilase-related carbon-nitrogen hydrolase: protein MTDVVRAALVQATWTGDTESMIAKHEEHAREAARQGAKVIGFQEVFNAPYFCQVQEPEHYRWAEPVPDGPTVSRMKALARETGMVIVVPVFEVEGEGFYYNTAAVIDADGTYLGKYRKHHIPQVKGFWEKYYFRPGNAGWPVFDTAVGKVGVYICYDRHFPEGWRQLGLNGAQLVYNPSATSRGLSSYLWQLEQPAAAVANEYFVAAINRVGQEEYGDNDFYGTSYFVDPRGQFVGEVASDKTEELVVRDLDFGLIEQVRQQWAFYRDRRPDAYDGLVQP, encoded by the coding sequence ATGACCGACGTCGTACGCGCCGCGCTCGTCCAGGCGACCTGGACCGGCGACACCGAATCCATGATCGCCAAACATGAGGAGCACGCCCGGGAGGCCGCCCGGCAGGGCGCCAAGGTGATCGGCTTCCAGGAGGTGTTCAACGCCCCCTACTTCTGCCAGGTCCAGGAGCCCGAGCACTACCGCTGGGCCGAGCCCGTCCCCGACGGCCCGACCGTCAGCCGGATGAAGGCCCTCGCGAGGGAGACGGGGATGGTGATCGTCGTCCCCGTCTTCGAGGTAGAGGGCGAGGGCTTCTACTACAACACCGCGGCCGTCATCGACGCCGACGGCACCTACCTCGGCAAGTACCGCAAGCACCACATCCCGCAGGTCAAGGGCTTCTGGGAGAAGTACTACTTCCGCCCGGGCAACGCCGGCTGGCCGGTCTTCGACACCGCCGTCGGCAAGGTCGGCGTCTACATCTGCTACGACCGTCACTTCCCCGAGGGCTGGCGCCAACTCGGACTCAACGGAGCCCAGTTGGTCTACAACCCCTCGGCCACCTCGCGCGGCCTCTCCTCCTACCTCTGGCAGCTGGAACAGCCCGCAGCCGCCGTCGCCAACGAGTACTTCGTCGCCGCGATCAACCGCGTCGGCCAGGAGGAGTACGGCGACAACGACTTCTACGGCACCAGCTACTTCGTCGACCCGCGCGGCCAGTTCGTCGGCGAGGTCGCCTCCGACAAGACCGAGGAACTCGTCGTCCGCGACCTCGACTTCGGCCTCATCGAGCAGGTGCGGCAGCAATGGGCCTTCTACCGGGACCGCCGCCCCGACGCGTACGACGGGCTGGTGCAGCCGTGA
- a CDS encoding recombinase family protein, translating into MANLVYKRGSTDQQSTARQNLVLAEAGIEDPVVFEEDPGTSSRRHPLQRPKSGELLTSARPGDTVHISEMFRLVHGSGHILDVLDVLHRDQVALRIHDGAFSAMDLTARHPRTGELLSAVKFMVQTLAAAGELQRDLQRELTYDGLRAAEAKGSKGGRGPAVPAGKTADVRTAHLEGRSIAALARDHRVSRGAIRTAVADLLPDHTATEEDAPAPESPVTLDMPGEVADFLRTPNWSPPSGPRSTEGRPYGAARATPCASAPSPPCTDSSPPAASRSTAARVSRPSEPPTRPGPSHRTARRPNGWAWPWSSMPATSSARPPRSGSAAERPSGPWARTSRQPSATSKAGLGMKLPQTAKLARSQRPSGTDDLFVAYETLAHASDPGPTVTPACAWPDPGPTAALA; encoded by the coding sequence GTGGCGAACCTGGTCTACAAGCGGGGATCGACCGACCAGCAGTCCACCGCCCGGCAGAACCTCGTCCTGGCCGAGGCCGGGATCGAGGACCCGGTCGTCTTCGAGGAGGACCCGGGCACCTCCAGCCGCCGCCACCCCCTCCAGCGCCCGAAGTCCGGCGAACTGCTCACCTCCGCGCGGCCGGGCGACACCGTGCACATCTCCGAGATGTTCCGCCTCGTACACGGCAGCGGCCACATCCTCGACGTGCTCGACGTCCTCCACCGCGACCAAGTGGCGCTGCGCATCCACGACGGCGCGTTCTCCGCGATGGACCTCACCGCCCGCCACCCCCGCACCGGCGAGCTGCTGTCCGCCGTGAAGTTCATGGTGCAGACCCTCGCCGCCGCCGGCGAACTCCAACGCGACCTTCAGCGCGAGCTGACCTACGACGGACTGCGCGCCGCCGAGGCCAAGGGCAGCAAAGGCGGACGCGGCCCCGCCGTCCCGGCCGGCAAGACCGCCGACGTGCGCACCGCGCACCTGGAAGGCCGCTCCATCGCCGCCCTCGCCCGCGACCACCGGGTCAGCCGCGGCGCGATCCGCACGGCCGTCGCCGACCTTCTGCCCGACCACACCGCCACCGAGGAGGACGCCCCCGCCCCGGAGTCCCCGGTCACCCTAGACATGCCGGGCGAAGTCGCCGACTTCCTCCGCACGCCGAACTGGAGCCCGCCGAGCGGGCCGCGCTCGACCGAGGGGCGACCGTACGGCGCGGCCAGGGCTACCCCCTGCGCGTCAGCGCCGTCCCCGCCGTGCACCGACAGCTCCCCGCCCGCTGCCAGCCGCTCGACGGCAGCCAGGGTCTCCCGGCCGTCGGAGCCGCCGACCCGCCCCGGTCCGTCGCACCGGACGGCGAGGAGGCCGAACGGCTGGGCGTGGCCGTGGAGTTCCATGCCCGCTACCAGCTCGGCGAGACCGCCCCGAAGTGGCTCTGCGGCGGAAAGGCCGAGCGGACCATGGGCCCGGACGTCGAGGCAGCCCTCAGCCACCTCGAAGGCCGGATTGGGCATGAAGCTCCCGCAGACCGCGAAGCTCGCCCGGAGCCAGCGGCCGAGCGGCACCGACGACCTCTTCGTCGCCTATGAGACCCTCGCCCACGCCTCCGACCCCGGCCCGACCGTGACCCCGGCCTGCGCGTGGCCCGACCCCGGCCCGACCGCGGCCCTGGCCTAG
- a CDS encoding zinc-binding dehydrogenase, translating into MRRYALLPCTDPDEVAKAAAREVRVENLLVEADHAGMNAVAELAAAGSLRAHIEAVFPLADAAGAHALGETGRTTGKILLTVSWAPVRSALERLAPAPAVSGRRG; encoded by the coding sequence GTGCGGCGGTACGCCCTCCTGCCGTGCACCGACCCCGACGAGGTCGCGAAGGCCGCGGCCCGCGAGGTCCGCGTCGAGAACCTCCTCGTCGAGGCCGACCACGCCGGCATGAACGCCGTCGCCGAGCTGGCCGCCGCCGGTTCCCTGCGCGCCCACATCGAGGCCGTCTTCCCGCTCGCCGACGCGGCCGGGGCCCACGCCCTGGGCGAGACGGGCCGTACGACCGGCAAGATCTTACTGACCGTTTCCTGGGCTCCGGTCCGTTCCGCCCTCGAACGCCTGGCGCCCGCGCCGGCCGTCAGCGGAAGGCGGGGATGA
- a CDS encoding winged helix-turn-helix transcriptional regulator encodes MPDQPTPAAPLDPARFGDPDCAASPAQPFRVGDKWTGMVLRCLEDGTPRRFSELRVPLHWITPKVLTETLRSMERNGFVTRTVHDENPPRVEYALTPLGRSLIGPLDTACDWARAHAPAITEARASYEQDSPVA; translated from the coding sequence ATGCCTGATCAGCCCACTCCTGCCGCCCCGTTGGACCCCGCCCGCTTCGGCGACCCCGACTGCGCCGCGAGCCCGGCCCAGCCCTTCCGCGTCGGCGACAAGTGGACCGGCATGGTCCTGCGCTGCCTGGAGGACGGCACACCCCGGCGCTTCTCCGAACTGCGCGTGCCCCTGCACTGGATCACACCCAAGGTCCTCACCGAGACCCTCCGCTCCATGGAGCGGAACGGCTTCGTCACCCGGACCGTCCACGACGAGAACCCGCCCCGCGTCGAGTACGCCCTCACCCCCCTCGGGCGCTCCCTCATCGGACCGCTCGACACGGCCTGCGACTGGGCCCGCGCCCACGCCCCCGCCATCACGGAGGCCCGGGCCTCGTACGAGCAGGACAGCCCGGTGGCGTAG
- a CDS encoding PPOX class F420-dependent oxidoreductase — MMPEELRRGRYVSLTTFRKNGTGVATPVWYAVEGSELYAWTRTDSWKVKRLRNDPRVEVAVCDVRGNIAAGATRFTGEGRLVEGEELSRIRGLLSRKYTWQYWLTDVPAMIVRLGKRPHTGIVVRLGAGESTG; from the coding sequence ATGATGCCCGAGGAACTGCGGCGCGGCCGCTACGTGAGCCTGACGACCTTCCGCAAGAACGGCACGGGGGTCGCGACACCCGTCTGGTACGCGGTGGAGGGCTCCGAGCTGTACGCGTGGACCCGTACCGACTCCTGGAAGGTCAAGCGGCTGCGGAACGACCCGCGGGTCGAGGTCGCCGTCTGCGATGTGCGCGGCAACATCGCCGCGGGCGCGACGCGCTTCACCGGCGAGGGCCGGCTGGTCGAGGGGGAGGAGCTGAGCCGGATCCGGGGCCTGCTCTCGCGCAAGTACACCTGGCAGTACTGGCTGACCGACGTGCCGGCCATGATCGTCCGTCTCGGCAAGCGTCCGCACACCGGGATCGTCGTGCGCCTCGGCGCCGGAGAATCCACCGGGTGA
- a CDS encoding UL36 very large tegument protein — MTVHQLPVEVANFAQWLTELASRLRPDAGWYGVFAERDPEGLRACFDGAEILPWDVVESLLQDAGEQADGPLAGRGRALHAAAATAHDRRPGGAAALAERRDLMEHERRYAESRARELGDRLRAAAGTAEAAGLESDLAWIRDDHARAAARVTELTARLARLGGTAGAAPAPAAPPSAKRRPRGARYAWLEESAEGATPAVAVPALPTGGAAPRGARFGGGGESGAAAAQAPAPSGETAPAQAVRAAANAVYALQRLRAQGRSGEAHALLCEALTGPPDRLPALAAELHRAGLHADWSTLLWEAASLPPGRLAAVAGVLADAGRAADCDQLLRQGVARPVEELAGACAALRADGHDREAHALLTAFVRVRTPEDAARLAVADPRGLVPRLIGAARAVSAARERDLLHALRVAGLAGLAGA, encoded by the coding sequence ATGACGGTACATCAACTCCCGGTGGAAGTAGCGAACTTCGCGCAATGGCTGACGGAGCTCGCCTCCCGTCTCCGGCCGGACGCCGGCTGGTACGGCGTCTTCGCCGAACGCGACCCTGAGGGGCTGCGGGCCTGCTTCGACGGCGCGGAGATCCTGCCCTGGGACGTCGTCGAGTCGCTGCTCCAGGACGCCGGGGAGCAGGCCGACGGGCCGCTCGCCGGCCGGGGCCGGGCGCTGCACGCGGCGGCGGCCACCGCCCACGACCGGCGCCCCGGCGGGGCCGCCGCGCTTGCCGAACGCCGCGACCTGATGGAGCACGAACGCCGGTACGCCGAGTCCCGCGCCCGCGAGCTGGGGGATCGGCTCCGCGCCGCCGCCGGGACGGCGGAGGCGGCCGGCCTGGAGAGCGACCTCGCCTGGATCCGCGACGACCACGCCCGCGCCGCCGCCCGCGTCACCGAACTGACCGCGCGACTGGCCCGCCTCGGCGGAACCGCGGGGGCCGCACCTGCCCCGGCGGCGCCCCCGTCCGCCAAGCGCCGCCCCCGGGGCGCCCGGTACGCCTGGCTGGAGGAAAGTGCCGAGGGGGCGACGCCCGCGGTGGCCGTTCCCGCACTGCCGACGGGGGGAGCGGCCCCCCGGGGCGCGCGGTTCGGGGGTGGCGGCGAGTCCGGCGCGGCCGCCGCCCAGGCCCCCGCCCCCTCGGGCGAGACGGCCCCCGCACAGGCCGTGCGTGCCGCCGCCAATGCCGTCTACGCCCTCCAGCGGCTCCGCGCCCAGGGCCGTAGCGGCGAGGCGCACGCCCTGCTCTGCGAGGCGCTCACCGGTCCGCCGGACCGGCTGCCCGCTCTCGCGGCGGAGCTGCACCGGGCCGGGCTGCACGCCGACTGGTCCACCCTGCTCTGGGAGGCGGCCTCGCTGCCGCCCGGCCGGCTCGCAGCCGTCGCCGGGGTCCTCGCCGACGCGGGCCGGGCCGCCGACTGCGACCAGCTGCTCCGGCAGGGCGTGGCCCGCCCCGTGGAGGAGCTCGCCGGGGCGTGCGCCGCGCTGCGCGCCGACGGCCACGACCGCGAGGCGCACGCCCTGCTCACCGCCTTCGTCCGGGTCCGGACCCCCGAGGACGCCGCCCGCCTCGCGGTCGCGGACCCGCGCGGGCTCGTCCCCCGGCTCATCGGCGCGGCCCGCGCGGTGTCCGCCGCGCGGGAGCGCGACCTGCTGCACGCCCTGCGCGTGGCGGGCCTGGCGGGTCTGGCGGGCGCCTGA
- a CDS encoding aspartate aminotransferase family protein, protein MSSLFDRHKAVIPDWVALYYKDPVEITHGEGRHVWDADGRKYLDFFGGILTTMTAHALPEVTKAVAEQAGRIIHSSTLYLNRPMVELAERIAGLSGIPDARVFFATSGTEANDTALLLATAYRRSNQILAMRNSYHGRSFSTVGITGNRAWSPTGLSPLQTLYVHGGVRTRGPYAQYSDERFIEACVADLEDLLGHTRDVAALIAEPVQGVGGFTSPPDGLYAAFRRVLDRHGILWIADEVQTGWGRTGDHFWGWQAHGQAGPPDILTFAKGIGNGMSVGGVVARAEIMNCIDANSISTFGGSPITMAAGLANLSHLLEHDLQGNARRVGGLLIERVRAAAAGVDAVREVRGRGLMIGIELTEPGTDRADPEAASAVLEAARERGLLIGKGGGHNTSTLRIAPPLSLTVAEAEEGAAILEEALGVL, encoded by the coding sequence GTGAGCAGCCTCTTCGACCGGCACAAGGCCGTCATCCCCGACTGGGTCGCGCTCTACTACAAGGATCCCGTCGAGATCACCCACGGCGAGGGCCGCCACGTCTGGGACGCCGACGGACGCAAGTACCTCGATTTCTTCGGCGGCATCCTCACCACCATGACCGCCCACGCCCTGCCCGAGGTCACCAAGGCCGTCGCCGAGCAGGCCGGGCGGATCATCCACTCGTCCACGCTCTACCTCAACCGGCCCATGGTGGAGCTCGCCGAGCGGATCGCCGGCCTCTCCGGCATCCCCGACGCCCGCGTCTTCTTCGCCACCTCGGGCACCGAGGCCAACGACACGGCCCTGCTCCTGGCCACCGCGTACCGCCGCTCGAACCAGATCCTGGCGATGCGCAACAGCTACCACGGCCGCTCCTTCTCCACCGTCGGCATCACCGGCAACCGCGCCTGGTCGCCGACCGGCCTCTCCCCGCTCCAGACGCTGTACGTGCACGGCGGCGTCCGCACCCGTGGCCCCTATGCCCAGTACAGCGACGAGCGGTTCATCGAGGCCTGCGTCGCCGATCTCGAAGACCTCCTCGGCCACACCCGGGACGTCGCCGCCCTCATCGCCGAACCCGTCCAGGGCGTCGGCGGCTTCACCTCCCCGCCCGACGGCCTGTACGCCGCCTTCCGGCGCGTCCTCGACCGGCACGGCATCCTCTGGATCGCCGACGAGGTGCAGACCGGCTGGGGCCGCACCGGCGACCACTTCTGGGGCTGGCAGGCCCACGGCCAGGCCGGACCGCCCGACATCCTCACCTTCGCCAAGGGCATCGGGAACGGCATGTCCGTCGGCGGCGTCGTCGCCCGCGCCGAGATCATGAACTGCATCGACGCCAACTCCATCTCCACCTTCGGCGGTTCGCCGATCACCATGGCCGCGGGCCTGGCCAACCTCTCCCACCTCCTGGAGCACGACCTCCAGGGGAACGCCCGCCGCGTCGGAGGCCTCCTCATCGAGCGCGTGCGGGCCGCGGCGGCCGGTGTGGACGCCGTGCGGGAGGTACGGGGCCGCGGCCTCATGATCGGCATCGAACTCACCGAGCCGGGCACCGACCGCGCCGACCCGGAGGCGGCCTCCGCCGTCCTGGAGGCGGCCCGGGAGCGCGGCCTGCTCATCGGCAAGGGCGGCGGCCACAACACCAGCACCCTGCGCATCGCCCCACCGCTCTCGCTCACCGTCGCCGAGGCCGAGGAAGGCGCCGCGATCCTCGAAGAGGCGCTCGGAGTCCTGTAG
- a CDS encoding DUF4158 domain-containing protein has translation MPVEFLSDEQAEAYGTFAEEPTRPEPERFFFLDDVDRDLIALRRTEHHRLGFALQMCTVRYVGLFLEDPLAVPWPVIEHLAVQLGIEDPSVVERYTERRQTVCKRRNEVERTINRLKNSRAVATRYDKRAFVFHGTITIAAIRLWLRP, from the coding sequence GTGCCGGTGGAATTTCTGAGTGATGAGCAGGCCGAGGCCTACGGGACGTTCGCTGAGGAGCCGACGAGGCCCGAGCCGGAGCGGTTCTTCTTCCTGGACGACGTGGACCGGGACCTGATCGCCCTGCGGCGGACGGAGCATCACCGGCTCGGGTTCGCGCTCCAGATGTGCACGGTGCGGTACGTCGGCCTGTTCCTGGAGGACCCGCTCGCGGTGCCGTGGCCAGTGATCGAGCACCTGGCCGTGCAGCTCGGCATCGAGGACCCGTCGGTGGTCGAGCGGTACACCGAGCGGCGCCAGACGGTCTGCAAACGCCGCAACGAGGTCGAGCGCACGATCAACCGGCTCAAGAACTCCCGGGCCGTCGCAACCCGCTACGACAAGAGGGCCTTCGTCTTCCACGGCACCATCACCATCGCGGCGATCCGCCTATGGCTCCGACCCTGA
- a CDS encoding quinone oxidoreductase family protein produces the protein MRAIQVSEVGGPEVLRLVDIDQPMPGPGQAVVEVAASGVNFLDVYHRQGRYTLPLPFTPGTEGAGTVLEVGPGVTHVAVGDRVGWVEIPGTYAEQAVVDSSRLVPLPDGVDFEAAAAVLLQGMTAHYLVKDAYPVQPGDTVLVHAAAGGMGLVLTQLITHLGGRVIGTTSTPEKAELARRAGAAEVILYSAVDDLAAEVKRLHGGQGLPVVFDGVGRDTFEASLASLRTRGHLVLFGAASGAVPPFDPIRLAQGGSLTLIRPSLGHFIDDRSELLRRAADVLELVRTKVLETTVTARYPLAEVAQAHRDLEARRTTGKLLVIP, from the coding sequence ATGCGAGCGATTCAGGTTTCCGAAGTGGGCGGTCCCGAGGTGCTGCGACTGGTCGACATTGATCAACCGATGCCGGGCCCGGGCCAGGCGGTCGTGGAGGTCGCCGCGTCCGGCGTCAACTTCCTCGACGTATACCACCGCCAGGGCCGGTACACCCTCCCGCTGCCCTTCACCCCGGGCACTGAGGGCGCGGGCACGGTCCTCGAGGTTGGACCCGGCGTCACCCACGTCGCTGTGGGAGACCGGGTCGGCTGGGTGGAGATTCCCGGCACCTATGCCGAGCAGGCCGTCGTGGACTCCTCCCGGCTCGTGCCCCTGCCCGACGGCGTCGACTTCGAGGCCGCCGCCGCCGTGCTGCTGCAGGGCATGACGGCGCACTACCTCGTCAAGGACGCCTACCCGGTCCAGCCAGGCGACACGGTGCTCGTGCACGCTGCTGCCGGCGGCATGGGGCTTGTGCTGACTCAGCTCATCACCCATCTCGGCGGCAGAGTGATCGGCACGACCTCGACACCGGAGAAGGCCGAGCTGGCGCGGCGCGCCGGGGCCGCCGAGGTGATCCTCTACTCTGCAGTGGACGATCTCGCGGCCGAGGTGAAGCGGCTCCATGGCGGCCAGGGCCTGCCTGTCGTCTTCGACGGCGTCGGCAGGGACACCTTCGAGGCGAGCCTCGCCAGCCTGCGAACCCGCGGCCACCTGGTGCTCTTCGGCGCCGCGAGTGGTGCAGTGCCGCCCTTCGACCCCATCCGGCTCGCCCAGGGCGGTTCGCTGACCCTGATCCGGCCAAGCCTCGGGCACTTCATCGACGATCGGTCCGAGCTGCTCCGGCGCGCCGCCGACGTGCTTGAATTGGTGCGCACCAAGGTGCTTGAGACCACCGTGACGGCCCGGTACCCGCTCGCCGAGGTCGCCCAAGCTCACCGCGATCTGGAGGCTCGGCGTACCACCGGCAAGCTACTCGTCATCCCCTAG